GCAAAGCAGTTTGGCCTTTCTATAAGCGTTGCGCTCAGCCGGATTAGCGGCTTTCTCCATACACTCGCCGGCAAGACCTGAACGGATACCAATTCCCATATAAGATTGGCTCAGGATTGGTTCGCCTTGAAGCCAAATGTCGGTGCAAAAGGGATAAAGGGGTGAGCCATCGAATTCAGGGAGCAGACACTTTTCGAGATAATTAGACAGTGCATTCGCATGCCGTCTTGTCCACGAAATGTTCTCACTATGCAAAAAAGCTGCGGTGAAAAAGTCCCCTCGCGCTTCAAGCGCCAACGCTTCTTCGTCATTAAGCGCCCATTCGTTCGTATCGACATCCAAAGGTTTATCCAGCGTAATCATCCACTTCTCCAATTACATAGCTCAACTATATATTATCACGATAATATGATAAACGTACCTCAAATAATGGCAATTATCGCGATAATAAACAGTTTAAGTAAATTAGATCATTCAGTCGGTCGTTTGATAGCATTAATGTTGTTGGGTGTGAGCGGTGGGGTCTACTTCTTGGATGATTTGGGTGATGACGTTTAGTATCTCTTGTAAGTCAGTTTCCGATCGAGCTTCAGCATAGCATCGGACGATGGGTTCGGTTCCTGAGGGACGAACGCAAGTCCATGCGCCATCAGGGCGAATCAGTTGGACCCCATCGACCGTTTTGACTTCTGATACGATCTCACGCCCCAGATACTTGGGTGGGTCGTTCTTTAGCTTCTCAAGAAGAATTGACTTGGCCTCATCTTGAACTTGCAGGTCAATGCGCTTAGTATAATAAGCTCCATAAATTTCGGCGATTTCGTTTAGCATTTGGCGGCAGGAAAGACCTGTCTTGGCGACAGCTTCAACAACGACAAGGTCGGCAACGATGCCGTCTTTTTCTGGGATGTGGCCGAAGATAGTCAGACCGCCGCTTTCTTCGCCCCCTAAGATAGCGTCGTTTTGGAGAACGGCTTGACCGACATATTTGAACCCAACAGGAGTTTCAATAACCTCATAACCATAAGCTTTTGCTATCGCATCCACTTGATGAGTTGTGACTACTGATCGAACCACTGCCTTGCCTTCTGGCTTACGAGTCTTGAGAAGATGCCATAGCGCTAAAACGATGGTCTCGTTTGCGCTCAAATAGACCCCGTCGCGATCGACGATACCGAAGCGGTCGGCATCTCCATCAGTTGAAAGGCCAAGCTGTGCTCCGCTTTCAACCACTTTGGCGGA
Above is a window of bacterium DNA encoding:
- a CDS encoding phosphoglucomutase/phosphomannomutase family protein; the protein is MASIKFGTDGWRAVMAREFTFDNVALVAQAIADYMIEAGIASRGLMVGYDARFLSEDFAQLVADVATASGIRTLVPDRDTPTPVTAYTVRDQNLGGAVMISASHNPPIYNGIKFIPEYCHPALPDVTNAIEKHIARLQDNPQMVNREGNPGLQVSYDPKPAYFSHLKTILDIDMISKAGLQLWYDPLYASGREYLDEFLRDIGVDVKVIKGERNPLFGGSLPDPNAYNLRELSAKVVESGAQLGLSTDGDADRFGIVDRDGVYLSANETIVLALWHLLKTRKPEGKAVVRSVVTTHQVDAIAKAYGYEVIETPVGFKYVGQAVLQNDAILGGEESGGLTIFGHIPEKDGIVADLVVVEAVAKTGLSCRQMLNEIAEIYGAYYTKRIDLQVQDEAKSILLEKLKNDPPKYLGREIVSEVKTVDGVQLIRPDGAWTCVRPSGTEPIVRCYAEARSETDLQEILNVITQIIQEVDPTAHTQQH